The nucleotide sequence AAACTCTGTTTGTGTCTTATATTTATCCAAACGGGTATGACCCATGTGTCAGTTATATCTCCCATCTCCCACCTCTCTCATGGCCATGGCTAGCTTGTCCATGTGCTTGAGTGCCGCTGTTGGGCCTGTGCGGCTGTTGCGGCGGTGGCGGCTCACCTGCACGGCTGCACGTCAGCGCTTGGCGGTAGCGACAGCGGCGGCGGTGCTCGCCCACGCGACCGCGGCAGCTGATTGCCTCTACGCCGCCGACGGTGACTTCTCTCCTACGCGGGCCGCGGCTCTGTGCCTGTGCGCGGTGACGGCATCACGCCCGTGCACATGTGCGTGTGCCTCTCCGGCAGCTCGCGTCACACAATCACATTAGGAGCCGACGGCACAGAACGGCGGAAGGAAGGGGAAGGAACCGGCAGCGGCTGCACCCTCCCCCTCGGCGAGCCTCGCGGGCACGGCAGCACGCCTCCTCGGCCCTCCGACGCTGCACGAGCGCGACCTATGCGCGGCTGCGCTTAGCCCTAGCGGCAGGCACccggccccggcggcggcggtgacgcCGCAAGCCTGGCGGCCCTGCAGCCCGCGACGTCCATGGTTCGGGAGCCGGCTCGCGCGCGTGCCTGTGCGCTGCCGCGGCTGCTGCTCGCCTACGCGGCGGCGGCTCGCGCGCGTGCCCGTACGCAGCCGCGGCTCGTGGATGTGCCTGTGCGGCTGCTCGTGCATGCAGCTTGCCCGTGCCCCTATGCATGCTGCACGCACGTGCCTGTGCGGCTACTGGTGCATGCTGCTCGCTGTGCGGCGGCTCCTCGTGCATGCTGCTCGCCCGTGCCCCTGTGGCGGCGATGGCAGCGGCGATTGAGAGGAAGAAGATAGTTATTTTGAAAATAGTCTCCCGTGAAGTTTATAAATATTTGTGTAATTTATGTTTCTGGACGATTTTGTTTATAACCCTGCTAATCTTTTAATTTAAGGAATTGGGTTTTATCTATGCTCGTGGGCACAAGTCTATACCTGTTTGGATTAATATGAAACCCAAACAGAGTTTAAGTACTGGAATGGCACACTCTAAGTTTGAGGACCACGATGGCACAACCGTACAAGTTTAAGGACCGGCCATGAACTTTACTCTAAAGTTAATGTGATGGGAAAACTCAATTCATGTCAAAAAGTAATAATTTAAAATATTTTACTTAAGTACCACACTTTTGCATTGTTAAAATGGTAATTCTAATTTATAGCATGTTAATTATTTATTGGGTAAAACAAAAAAATTAAGTTATATATTTTTCTTGTGTATATCAAAGAAAAACTAAGCCAACAAATTTATTTTTGTAATTTTTGGACTTATAATTTATTTACTACAATATTAACAATTGTTAGCCTATTTATAAAAGACATATAAAAGAAAATTAGTAGTATACAAATTTAGGCAGGAAATGAAATTACAGCCCACCTTTATTCTCGGGTGGTAgatccacccgggactaaaggtgggctccAATTTTGGGGCCCACCAAAAAATGTCGGTTGGAGTCACCAACATAGAGTATAGGGTCTTTAGTCTTGATTGGTTGCTCCAACCGAGATTAAAGGTGCCACTAAcagggactaaaggacatttagtcctgaTCGTGGCtttaatcgggactaaaggtctctaccTTATATATAGGGCCAGCCTTCTCTCTTCTCCTCCCCTTCACTGTCCTGGATTGTCCCGGTTGGAGTCACGAACATAGAGTAAAGGGTCTTTAGTCTTGATTGGTTGCTCCAACCGATACTAAAGgtgccaccaaccaggactaaaggacatttagtcctgggtcgtggcttcaaccgggactaaaggtctctaccTTGTATATAGGGCCAACCTTCCCTCTTCTCCTCCCCTTCACTGTCTTGGATCGATCGATCTGCTCCGAGCCACTACCGGCGCGCCTATTCGATCATCGTTCGCGTGCCACCATCCGCCATTGTCCCCACCGCGACCGTCCATGCCGTCCATGTCGCTGCCCTATGCCCCACCCTGCACCTAACCAAGCTTCTCCAACACGCGCCGTGCCATCCGCGTGCGCCTCACTAGCCCTATCGTCGCCGGCTCCTCTCCGGCCCCGTAGTGGATCGGAATCTCATCGTCCCGAGCTCTGCCACCGCGGTACGTTGACCCCGGTGGGACCCAGCTCGTGTCCATCGTGTGCGTCCTCTCATTTTCACCGTCGTCATTGTCTTCCCGTAAATCGACCGCCGTGTCATCCCTACCCCGCCCGTGCACGCCTGGCCGATCGGCCTCTCGCTCCAACGCGCGCCGCCGCCGTACATGTCATCGTTGCTGTCCTGCTGTGCGCGTGGGGCTAAGTGTGAGTACACTGTGTGTGTGAGAAAATTAAAATAGAtagaatatatatagaaaaatagATGATTATTAATTGCATGGTTGTAGAATTTTGATATATtgtatattgtatatatatgaattttgatatattgactttagtgatATATTGTATATTGTATATATGCCTAAACCCTAAACCTGACCTAAACCCTAAATGGCACACCCAAAAGCACAATAGTGAAGTACATTTCTTGTGCTATGTTTTTCACATCGACATAATTTGAAGTTTATTAGTAAAAACATTATCTAAAAAGCCCCCAAAAAACTACTAAGCAATTAAAATCACACTAAGGGTTTTGATAATTCTAAGCATTTTCTCCACATTTCTCCAACATAGACCCTAATTATTTGTTGTTTTGTTGAGTAAACTTAGAGCTGTTTGAGCACACTGTTTTGCTGAACTAAGAATATTTTCTTGTGAAGATGGAACATTATTTTCTAAATCTAGAACATTGCATCCActcaataaaagaaaatattccgtCTTTATATAGATAATGTTCATTAATAAAATTTTATCTAAACATACCTAAGTGGGATCTTGTTTCGAAGAATTTATTATAAGAAATATAATGGTGCAATCGAAATTTATTTGGGAGTGTTGGTTTGAATTCTATCACAGCTGTATGCATGAGTGATAGCTAGGGACCGCTCCTAGTCAGTTTTGTGTAGAACTATATATTATGAAGTGACCCATTAATTATAAAGCATTCAGCCCACCGCATTCGGCCCACGACCGTTAATCCAATCAACAACCGCGAGAAAATTAATCTGCCGACGCGTTATTGTTGTCCGATCGACCGGCCGTCGCATAGTGTAGCCCCCATAGCAGCCCCGGGTGACGCCACACGCCAATCACAGGCCAATTGTTTCAAAAAAGGAACATAATAAGTGATGGGTGGGGTGACGCCACCTTGACAGCAGCCTACTAATTAACAGGCATCAACACTACTATAGTACTTATACTAGTGTAAAATTATCGGCATGACGGGAGGGGCGACGCTACCTAGACATGAGCCCACAGGCATGAACACTACTTAGACTAGTGTATGTATAGCTAAGCTCCTGGTGCTGGTGGCGCATCAATACATTCACAAATCACAACTCTGGTCTCTCACAAACTCTCTTAACATTGCTTTAGAAAAAACACACTGATTCGCACAACATCATCTCTCCGAGCATACATGGAAGGAAACGTATGCGGGCAATATGAAAAAGAGTGAGCATTTTGGCATCTCTGTTTTCTTCTAAAATATATATATGCTTCCATTTAGAAAAATAGTTGTATAAGCAATTTATATTCCAATGCAAAAGTACATATGATAAATTTATTCATAGATATTCATTTGATGTGTATCCTAAAGCATTGAGGATTCTTTTCTTTTAGGGTTGCCGTTGTTACAGGAGGGAATAGAGGAATTGGATTAGAAATATGCATGCAACTTGCTTCCAAAGGAGTCACGGTAGTACTGACAGCGAGGGATGAGAAGAGGGGTGCAGAAGCAGTAAAAAATCTTGCAGTGCAGGGGCTATTCAACGTCCTGTTTCATCCACTGGAGGTTGGAGATCTCTCAAGGGCAGCACGTCTTGCTGAATTTATCAGGGAGCAGTATGGCAAGCTGGATATATTGGTATTGCCTCTGTTTCTTTTCCAACATCACGAGTACATGTGAAGGATGTTTCTGAATTTATCCTAAATCATATGTTGGTAGTCACTGGTTTGATTCTTTGCAGGTCAACAATGCAGGAatcgtcgggacgacaaccgagATCAGCGACCCAGAATCTTTTAAGCAAGAGGTTAGCTAGCTAGTTTGTAACTTCATAAGCATTTCAACTGTCACATCCAATTAGTTTTCTTTAGGAAGTTCTAATATATTTATCTTCTTCATATATAGCTTTCGACACTAGCTAACAACTATTTTCTGCATGTAAATAGCTTGCAGATATGGATGGCCTGGAAAAGCTTGAATGGATCAGGAAGCACACTACGGAGCCTTATGACAAAGCAAAGGAGTGCCTGATTACAAACTACCATGGCACTAAAATTGTCACAGAAGCACTTCTTCCTCTCCTACAGTTCTCATCCCATGGAAGGGTTGTAAATGTATCATCTCATTTTGGACTGCTCAGGGTAATGCCTTGAATAAATGGCAAAAAACAGATACTAGAACTTGATTTAATAGTTAGACCACACTGCTTTTAAAAATTACTAATCCTTCTACATGGCTTCAGTTTTTCAGTGGTGAGGAACTTAAAAGGGAGCTCAACAACATTGATAGCCTATCAGAACAGAGATTAGATGAACTGCCAGAATTTTTCCTCAAGGACTTCAAGAATGGCCAACTAGAACCCCATGGGTGGCCGACTGAAGGAGGGTACCCTGCATATAAAGTGTCCAAGGCTCTTGCCAATGCTTATTCAAGAATCATTGCAAAGAAGCACCCAACACTATGTGTAAATTGTGTGCATCCTGGTTATGTTAGTACAGACATTAACTTCCACACCGGAGATCTCACGGTCGAGGAGGGCGCAAGAGGAGCTCTGATTCTTGCTTTCATACCCAAGGGAGGCATGACCGGAGCATACTTGGACTGCACAGAGGTTGCATCCTTCGTGTAACTCTTATGTTGGTGATCGGCAATAGGATGGGCCCCCTCAGATTTGTTTCAAACACACAAAAAGGGTTTGCCACATAACACAGTTATTGCAATATATAGTACTAGCCTATCAACCTATGCTTGTACGATAGGCGATAATTGAAAGAAATGAATGTATAAGAGTATAAGACAACTTTGTAACAGAATCACCGTACAAATGGTCGACATTTAGAATGAAGACAGTTTTTTAATGATTGCATTCTTAGGCTGCACAAACATAATTGAAATGTTATTCTTTAAAGGTTGGAGAAACATGACTTCGTCTCCAATTAATGTGATATTTATTTAGGAAACTACTTCGAGTACAATTACTTTGGAAAAAGTTTTCTTCGGGTTTGTATTTAGTCATGTAATTTTTAGGTCTAGTTTTGACTCAAAAAGCTATAACCGCATAGGCAATTAGGTAATCGAAGCCTTAAATGAAGTCCATGCTGGAGTGTGTGCTACTGTGCTACACACGAAACTAGATCCAAACTACACTACTAGCTAAAATATTTTGGTTACTATTGGCCTACAATATTTAACGATTCCATGAGATTTGCAAAAAGATGCCATGACTGTCAAATACATGGTAATTTTATACATCAACCGCATTAACCTTTGCATCCAAGTCCGACCAATATGTCATGACCTTTTGAAATTTAGGGAATGAATGTAGTAGGGCCGATAAATTCTCCGTCCTCTAAGGGCCACAAATTTATCCTTGTCATGATCGATTGCTTCTCTAAATTGGCAGAAGCCATATCACCAAAAAGATATCAAAGTAGAAAATGTAGTTAACTTTATAAGAACCAACCTCGTATAGATGCGTTTGGGCTCAAATAATATCTAATAATGGGCTAACAGTTGAGCCCCATGGTTGACATATTAGAAAATGTCGtatatcctctctctctctcacacacacacaacacacaaaATTATAATGGTCCCAACCCATGAACCTCCACACATTTGGTTCTTCTCAGACCAAACATTATTTTAGAAGAATATATAGAAATTTTTTAGGATATTTTTCTACATTGACATACATAGGTAATTTAGATTTAAAGGTTACTTTAATTTTTCTAATAATAGCGGAGGTGGCTAATGTAGAAGCGAACTTAGAAAACTATTTTACTATTTTTCATAATGGAATATAATAATGCTAGAGACGTGCGTCTTTTTAAGAAAAAATAGACTAGATAAAATGAGCAACGACTATTATTGCGGATGATGACAGAGTCTATTGAACATATGTATTTTTAGATAATTTCTAAcatctgtttttttttcaaagcaCGCTTAGTGAGGATTGACCTAGAGTTTTTTTTAGTCTTCAATTAGTACTCCTATATGTTATTGTCTTTGTCTTAGAAAACTTGATGTTCCAGGATTTACAAAATCTCCTGAGAAACTTGTTGCTTTAACTCTTGATAATAGATTGGGTCAGCTTGAGATTGCTAATATGGTTCACCGTCAATAAATAGGGGTATATGGTAATTTCCATTAAGCACTAATCCATCCTAAAAATTCTAAAGCATTAATACGGAGAAAGTAATAATTTTGAGGAATCAGGAGGAGCCAGTGGCTCCTACTGTAATTAAAAATAAAAGATTAACAAAGTAACAAGGGTACAAAAAAGCAAAAAGACAACAAGCAGCACACTCCCACTTCCATAAGGAGACTTCAGGGaacagagaaagagaaagaaaatCAAGAAGATTACAAATTGGAGTTGATCCATGATTCTAAAAGGGGGGTGATCCCAATCTTTGTTCTGTGCAATAGTAAGAGTGATTCCATTGTGACAATCCTTTTGCAATCTGCAACTGAGGGGTTTATGTTTCTAAAGGTAACATCATTTCTCATCATCCATATGGCCCAGCAGATCAATATGAAAATGTCAAGGGCGAAATTAACATTCTGTTGGGTTTTTCATTCTTGAAAGATTTGAGGTATCATGAGTTGATCTGCATATTAAAAATTCAACATCCCCCAACAATCTCTTGCAAAAGGGCAGTAGAAAAGTAGGTGCATTATTGTTTCCTTGGAAGATTGCTGACAAAGCACACAATGATAGTCATCCAAATGCATTCTTCTTCTTAGCATGTTCCCTGTGCTCATTCTGTTATTTAGGACAAGCCAAAAGAATACTTTGTGCTTGCTTTGACATGAAGTCTTCCAAAGCCATTTAAGATAGGGTCAACTTGAGAATGGCCTGTTAAAATTCTATAGGCCTTGGAAGAGGAGAACTGGGTGGAGCCCCATATGTATGTCCAACTGTCATCCACTGTGTCAAACGCTAAACTTGAGagttcaacctgaagctcttggATCTGGTTATATGCTTCCATTGATAAAGGTAAGTGAAACAGATCATGGAGAGTATCAGCATCATGTACTGTGCTTAGGCTTATCCTTTTGATTTTTTGCAAAAGTGTGAAGTTT is from Miscanthus floridulus cultivar M001 chromosome 7, ASM1932011v1, whole genome shotgun sequence and encodes:
- the LOC136463920 gene encoding salutaridine reductase-like; amino-acid sequence: MEGNVCGQYEKEVAVVTGGNRGIGLEICMQLASKGVTVVLTARDEKRGAEAVKNLAVQGLFNVLFHPLEVGDLSRAARLAEFIREQYGKLDILVNNAGIVGTTTEISDPESFKQELADMDGLEKLEWIRKHTTEPYDKAKECLITNYHGTKIVTEALLPLLQFSSHGRVVNVSSHFGLLRFFSGEELKRELNNIDSLSEQRLDELPEFFLKDFKNGQLEPHGWPTEGGYPAYKVSKALANAYSRIIAKKHPTLCVNCVHPGYVSTDINFHTGDLTVEEGARGALILAFIPKGGMTGAYLDCTEVASFV